Below is a window of Perca fluviatilis chromosome 6, GENO_Pfluv_1.0, whole genome shotgun sequence DNA.
TATGCTCTTTAAATAAAACCATAGTGTTGTTGGCAATATCAACCTTACAATAAAATCAAGTAAGTAAGAGGCGCTGTAGTCTAGtgacagctgaaaaaagctaCTATCAGAGATGCGTGGTAATCTAAAACATAACGCACATGCTCTGGACAATCAGAATCTAGTACTCAATCAGCTCATCGTTTAACAAAAATTAACCAAACCTGAATCAACTATTGTTGAATTACTTATGTTATGGATGAGTGAATTTAAACTCCGGTGACATACATTTGagagcctcctcttcatcctgaTTGGCTGTGTGTATGGCCTCTTGGATTTGGTCCAGCCACAGTACTGCAGACTCGTCTCCAGAGCTCTACAATCAGGTGAAAGCACAATATGACTTCTATGTTTTTATATTAGTAGAGTACACCTCAGACACACAAGGCATTGTTCATGCATAGTCGCACAATACTAACGTGATATCAAATTACAAGTCTTTTGAAGcaattttagtcaaaacattcaTCATGGCCAAGGTTAGAAATTCTTGTAGTTCCAGTTACATCAACAAGTTAGTATTGTGGAGATTTTGCTCTGCGGCAGTAGCACTTTATAGCAACACTGATTACCAACACTACACAAGCTTAGAGCAATTGCAAAGAATAGAAAGTACCATTTCCCCTGTGTCCAGAGGTAAGatctaaagaaaaagaaaaaatgtcaaTGGTTGACAATAGTTATACTACAAACATATCCTCGCCCCCACTCAATTAACCACTTTGTACTAAAAAAACAGACCCTGACAATATAACATCACAACAACTACAAAGAATGTTTATTCAGCCTGACTGTTGTATTCCTTCTCAGGCTAATTTTAGAGAACTCTGGTGTGGACCGGGGAGTATCCCTGACCACAGGGCTAACAGGAAGGAAGTCACCCTTAAAACACACTGAGcagactaaaagcagctttCTTGTTTATATCTGCATCTGACCAATGATTTCCCATGGCAGGGTCCGTCTTGCTGCCCAACAGTTATGTGAATCACAGTACAATTACTATAACACATCCATGATCTAATTCCTGTATAATATGATAGTGTTAGAAAAATAGCATACATTTTCATACAGATGCAGAATCTTACAATATCCCAAAACACGTGTGACTACTCAATTCCATAACCAGGCTGATCAACACGACAATCACCCTCAAATGACTGCAAAAGCCAAATCACCTTTAATACCAAAACCAAAATAAGCTAACCACAATACAATACTTATTGTAACAGCAATCAGTGGGATTTCATATGAATCACAGCTGCATAAACCATTGGGCAGTGTCCTCTCGCCCCAGTGAGTCAGTGGTGTGTTACTGACGCAGGCAGAAGGGAATTCAGTTTTCAAGCTTGGACAGGAAACGTGCTCACTGCACCGTACAAACAGACAAGCGccccacatacagtacactagcgGGAAGCTAGGCTTGAGTACAGACCGTTATCAGTTCTACTTTCGCACTGCAGAAATGCAAAACAGCAAATTTCACAGGTGGAGAACTCCTACATTTCTTGAACCGAAGAAACAGCGAGAGGGGTGAAGGCAAGAAAACCTTTACAACTCTGGGACACAGACTGGAGGGTGATATGGCCGACCTTGTGCCAGGACTACTCATTTGTTTGATGGCAGTTCAGACCATTCAGCATGATGGTAAGTTTATTAAATTACTATAAGTTTACCAAAAGgataaacacatttatttttaaagtcagGGTCCAAAATAAGATATGTATACTTAAAATATCAAGCTTTTTGGTTAAGGGTTAATTTCCCAACTCAAAGTTAAAAAACACAGgtttaactattttagtacagctgtaaataaaatacaaactggcaaaatgaaaaacactgcaataaaaacatttaatgatGCAAAAGTTTatgatataattttttttgttgcaaaaaaacaagataTAAAACTAGAAAATCTTTAAATGACAGACAACAGATAGCATGATTAACTACAATTTCTGTTTTAACATTGTTTCAAATTTACTCTTATTAAACTGAAGttcctttaatgccaaaaacattgtttttctaTCTGTTTATAGGAAATGGGACCAAAACTAATATGCCACCTGGTGTGATACCAAAAACCTTCAAGGGGAGGCCGTACAAACCCAATCAAACAAACCAGCTCTATCCCAGCACAAACCCTTGGCTCTATGTGAACGAGGACGACCCAGTGACAGACTATACCACAGGGGTCCTCAGCACCAGGGTCATACCTTCATCATACATCCTGGCTATGCTGGTGGGTATCCCCTCCAACGTCTACATTCTGACCTTCCTCAGACTCAAAACAAAGTCCTTCTCCACGGTAGTTCTTTACCTGAACCTGGCCTTGTCcgacctgctgctgctgctttctctGGCGGTGCGTGTTCACTACCACTTCAACGGGAATAATTGGATATTTGGGGAAATCTCCTGCCGGTTTATCACAGCCTTGTTTTATGGCAATGTTTATAGTTCAGCTCAAACTATAGCTTGCATCAGTCTGAAGCGCTACCTGGCTGTGGTCAGACCGTTTTTGTACAGAAGGCTGGCTAAGACTACGCTGGCAGTGTGGACGTGCTTGGTTGTTTGGTTCCTGTTCAGCGCTGCTATTGTGCCAGAGCTCCTGGTCAGACAGACCTACCACATTACCCAACTGGGAGTCACCACCTGCCATGATGTACTTCCCCTAGAAGAAAATTCCCATTCCGCGCTGGTGCCATACAGGCTCATGATGGTTTGTATGGGCTTCATAGTGCCCTTCCTGATTTGTATCTATGCCCATGTGGCAGTAGTATACCACCTAGGGCAATCTCGTTGTGACTGGAAACCTTTTATCAGGGTCAGCACTCTAGTTTTCATCATCTTTGCGGTGTGTTTTTTGCCAAGTGGTATCCTGCATATCGCCCACTACATCCGCCTGTTTTCCGGTGGGGATGACAGACTGTATGGATACTACAGAGTAGCGGTGTGTCTCTGCTGCTTCCATAGTTGTCTGGATCCCTTCCTGTGTATGCTAATTTCAAAGATGGCAGCCTCAGAACTACAATTCATCTCCCTCCGCGGGATACCTCAGAGGTCAACTGTTACGGCGTGAGACTGGATGTGtttgcacagaaaaaaaattctcCTTGCTGGACCACAGTTAGGAACAAGCAAGGAAACGCAAGCCTAGATACACAGATAGGAAAGTTAAAACTAGGAAAGTTAAAACTGTGAATTTAACATGGTGATACTGCAGTCTCCAAAACAACACCAAGCTCTGATAAGTTTTAGGAATATGAGGATCAGGAAGGGAACATTTAGATGGTGAATATACAAGACTATCATGTCAACCCAGCCAAACCTCAAATCGGGAAACCGTTGGCTTGATGACACAGAATCAGGTTGACTACAATAATTTTCTCTTTGCCTTGTTACAACTCAGgatcaaataataaaaaaaaaatcccagttTGTAATTACATGTATAATATGTACATAAACGTTATAGATTAACATTAAGCTATTCAGGTCCATAATGATGCAGTAATGTAATGTCAGGGATGAGAGGCTGCTGTGCAAATCCAATATAACTAGTGATTAGAATGAGATAAAGTTTTGACATGCATTGACAACACTGTTTTATTCAGCCATTAAggttttgtttttcatattttgcaCTTTGAGGATGTGAGAGGCagaagaatttctttttttttttttacataaatgttTGCAGAAATCTAGAGTCACAATACCTGGCAGATGAGTTGCTTGGTATATTGTAGGACATCATGGTAGTGTTTGGCAGTGGCTGGGTTCACCCCTGCCAACTTGGCCGTAGGGAGTAGCAAGGCTGCAAGTGTCTGCTGATGATCACCGGAGTTGAGCGCCTCATTGATTTCAGCTATAGCTATGACGCCTGGAAGTAAAAGACAAGAACCATTTGACACTTGAGCCGTCAATGAGTTTCATTTATGTGTGGTTGTAAAAGAAAATCTCACACCTAGAAAAAAACCTTTTCCAAGGTTTTAAACTGATCGCTTAAAAGACAAGTTATAACACAATGTTAAACATAACCAGAAATCTACAAGACTTTCTTACGTTCATGCTCCTCGTGGACCTGAACGTTGACTGTATCAATGCATTTCTGAACGTCATTCCAGGTGAGGAACTCTTGGCCCTTGGCAAGAGCCTCGCCTCGTAGTTTGATAAGAGTGTCAGCATACCTGAGGGAGAGGTCCATGGAGAAGTTCAACAAAGTTTCATGACATTTAATGGACCACTACACGTCAGCCCATTCTAGTGCTAGCAAAGTAAAAGTGGAGAGATACCTACAGTGGAGGGATATGCAACCTTAAGACATGTAACATGCCTGTAactttttaataaaattaatgTGTTGCTTTTCATTGCTTAATCTACCTCCATACTTCAACTTCAATGAGACACAGTTGCAGAAACATCAAAACAGTAATCATGAAAGAGAACAAACTTGCCACCAGCATCAATAGACGTGACAGTAGGGCAATTCGGGTTCTAAGGTTAACTAGAGAACAACTTAGCCATTTTACCTGTTTAGGTTGTCTTGGTCCATGTTGGTGAAGCCCAGAGGAGAGTCGGTTAGTTGCTCAATCACAGCCTGGGGATCTTTGGTGTCCAGCACCTCATTCAGCACTGCTACAGCTGACAGCATCTCAACAGCTACACTCAGCTCCTCGTGGCTCAAGCCAGActaaaaacatacagtaaatgtcTGAATCACATGCATGAAGCGACATTTAACTGCAGTATATGTATAACACTGACCTCCCCTATAattgtaagcatatctgtatcAGCATGTCGGTCCACACATGTTAAAGAGTCAAAATTGCAAATATGATGTCTCACCCGCCCCCCTTGTAGCTGCAAACTGAAAAGCTCAGTCTGATAGAGGTTGGCAGCAGTTTGGTAGACAATTGGCAGTTGTGCCTCAGGGTTCATGAGCTCCTCCGCCGTCTCCACTGCATTGCCAAGACGAATGGCTGTATTGATCCCTGCAACTGCCTTGAGTTCTGATCAAGAAAATCAAGGCAGGTCAAGAGAGTCATGTCTTGCAGATAACCCAAGGCAAGGCATGTCAGTATTCAAATTACTAAAATGATATGCTGAAATGACTTTGGAAACCCCACATTAAAAGTTGTATCATGAACTGTACTGTGAAATGGAATATAGACTCTAGATGTGTGCTTTGAGAAGCTTGCTAGCGGGTACATATGTGATTTTCAACTGACCAGTAACTATGTGTTAATAAACATCTATGGTAAGTAAAATAGGTGCTTACTTCGTTTCTCTGCCTCAGCAAAGTCATTACAAGAGCTGACAACTCTCTGAATCTCCTCTTTGTCCATCATCACGGCCCTGCCTCCATCCTGCAACACAAAGATGAGAGTACACTACAGAGATACCACTAAGATCCCATGATTACTCAGCATGTTTTAATGCAGGGCCATGGGGGGCAAAGTGTCTGTTGGTGTCCATTCCAACTGAAGTTACAGTGGTTGATGAGTATTTCTCCAAAGGTGTGGAGgtttccccccctcctccctttcttttCTACAACAGCTGGGTATTTTTGGCATACTGGggattttgcttttgtttgtatACTGCATACTACATTTTGATCAAATTAGTAATTTTGCTAGTATGGTAGGCAGTTTCAAATACAGCCAGTGTCTTCACTGCCTGAGTAGTGAAAGCAGCTACAGTCCTTCATCAGCCAGTGAAGTGCTGTGTGCTCTCAGCAGTATTTAATTGAAGTTAGTCCGCTTTGTCAGATGGAcaaatgaaaaacagaaaaatgtccAGTTTAGAAAGCCAATACTGCAAATGGGTATGATTTATTCCTACAGTATTCCACACACTTCTTTAAACACTTTTCTCTGAGTGAATAAATATGTACTTTGGCCTGTAAGTAATTTTCAACTATGCCCTCCCCCAAGTACcactttttgtcatttattttatacCCTCAACAAGTGCAATTAAATGACTGCTTGGAAAGAAAATCGGAGGTGCTCTGGCTCTTAAGGCCCTGAGTTGGAAACAATCAGTATACCTTGGATTTATGTTGGCAGTAGGTGGTAAAATGTTCCAGGTACCAGCGACAGTTTGACTCCTGAACACCCAGCAGGGCCAGAGCTTCAAGCCTTAGTGCAGCCAACAGAGCAGCCTCATCCTGGGTCGACACCGCTTGATTCAcctgcctttctgctgcctgGACTGGAGACAGGAAAAACCAAGACAGATGTAATTTAGggatatgtttttcttttaaataagtACTGAAACAAACCAATTTTATATAATTTCTACATATGCATCAAATGCACCAACGCGGTACAAGGAGGGTTTTTTCCATGCCAAAAGGAATGCATTCATGTTACTTGTCAGCATTTTGGGAAAAAGACGCAAGTGTCATGAGGGAGGAAAAGTCCTTACTGTTGACAAAGTCAATGCAGCCCTGGATCTCCTGGTGAGTCAGCAGCTCCTCATACACATCTCTTTCTTCGGTAGCAATCGAGGCACGCTAATTGAGGGagtcaaagaaaaataaatgcatatatactgtacatatatatgtatatttgataTTAATTTCAAATAGCAATTGTAATTCGTTCCTGGTCACATACATTTTCCCCCCACTCCTACTGATGAAGTTGCATATTTTACATATCACATTTCAACCGTTAAGTGGAAATGAATAGCTCTTGTTTGTACAGTATTTGTAAAGAGAATGGGAGGCAAGATGCTGGATGGTGCGGAGGGTTTGTGTTTGGTGAAGTACAGCTGACAATGCAGCCAATGGAATGTGCTGGCAAAGGCTTGTGGAGTGAGTCAGTGCAGGCAATCCCTTTCAGACCTCAGTGTAGATATCTCTTCAGTTGTTATAGTTGTCAGTACCTGACACTGCAGTCAGAAACATTGGTTCAGAGCAACAGTCAAGTTTAAATTATGTGCATCACTCAAATTTGGTCTTCATGTTTTATATTCTTCTAGTTTGTAATTTCAGTTCATCGACACCACTTTCAGACGCAGAAGGCCAAACATCTGTTTGTGGTCAACCTGaatacatcaacacatgctGTTAGAACAGGCTTTGCAACCCTGTTCCCACCAAGGGTGAATACAGCCGTGACACTGCATACAGTAGCTTAAGTGGAGtcgtgttttttattttttattagtgaTGGCAATTTAATGTCACTGatgtttaaattacatttatgtaaCGGAATATCTGACTGTCGATTGGTGAGTAGGTGAGCAAGAGAGCAAGCAAGCAAGAGAGAAACTAAACAAACTGTGTTACAAAGACTGTGAAACTCTAATCAAGTCATTAATGAACCAatcattaatatataaataatgacaCAGACATAGGTGGTCACTGAAGTGTTTGTTAGGCTCACCCTCCCTGAGGATTGATCTTGCTTACGAGCCTTGGCCTGGCTCAGTGTGTCCTGGTAGTCTTGGGCTAGAGCTTCCTGGGTATTCCGCAGCATTGCATTAGGATTATTCAGGGCTCCCATTGTCACAGACGTCTGACCTCTGTCAATCGCCTCATTTATGGCAATCACAGCAGCATGCACTAAGAACaacagagtgtttgtgtgtgaacatTTTAGTGTTGGCAACAGACATTAGGAAACAGACATTAGGAAACAACACAAAATTAGTCAGAGATTTAGTGCATACGTCAGAGGACTTACAGGCAGCTTCATCCACTGAAAGCTCATTGGCCAGGATTCCTCCAATCTTACTGAAAGCTGGCATTTGAATGCCATACTTTTCCAGCTCACTCCTCATGTTACTGATCTCTTCCTCTAAAAGACAGATATAAAGTCATTGCATGGAAAACTGTGTTACAGAGCATAGCATAATAAAGGCTCAAATATCCTGGAtaaatttattcattttttgctTCAGCACAATCATCGAACAAAAATCTTGATTTTCAAAGCCATTTAATTCTAaatcttttgtttatttttcacaacagtaTATGCT
It encodes the following:
- the f2rl2 gene encoding proteinase-activated receptor 3, which codes for MADLVPGLLICLMAVQTIQHDGNGTKTNMPPGVIPKTFKGRPYKPNQTNQLYPSTNPWLYVNEDDPVTDYTTGVLSTRVIPSSYILAMLVGIPSNVYILTFLRLKTKSFSTVVLYLNLALSDLLLLLSLAVRVHYHFNGNNWIFGEISCRFITALFYGNVYSSAQTIACISLKRYLAVVRPFLYRRLAKTTLAVWTCLVVWFLFSAAIVPELLVRQTYHITQLGVTTCHDVLPLEENSHSALVPYRLMMVCMGFIVPFLICIYAHVAVVYHLGQSRCDWKPFIRVSTLVFIIFAVCFLPSGILHIAHYIRLFSGGDDRLYGYYRVAVCLCCFHSCLDPFLCMLISKMAASELQFISLRGIPQRSTVTA